One region of Sphingomonas abietis genomic DNA includes:
- a CDS encoding formate/nitrite transporter family protein codes for MHKPDDHEDSEAEAKPSEGLSEDEIESVAERSAGSAKVVHEVIRLQGDEELDRPAMSLIFSGLAAGVAITTSILAEAFLQQRLPDAPWAALVSSLGYSIGFVIVIMGNLQLFTENTVTAVLPLATHPTLRNLVRLGRLWAIVFLSNMVGTFLVALLIAHRVIVSPEQFHAAIAVSARILEHDALTTLALGVPAGFLVASIAWILPNARGSEFWVIVAITYVIAIGGFSHVVAGSGEAWLLWLSGQSSLGQAVGGFILPALAGNIIGGTGLFAVVAHGQVRREIGA; via the coding sequence ATGCACAAGCCTGACGACCACGAGGATAGCGAAGCCGAAGCCAAGCCCTCCGAAGGCCTATCCGAGGACGAGATCGAGTCGGTCGCGGAGCGGAGTGCCGGCTCCGCCAAGGTCGTGCATGAGGTGATCCGCCTGCAGGGCGACGAAGAGCTGGATCGGCCGGCGATGTCGCTGATCTTCTCCGGGCTGGCTGCCGGTGTCGCGATCACCACGTCGATCCTCGCCGAGGCGTTCCTGCAACAGCGGCTGCCCGACGCCCCCTGGGCGGCTTTGGTATCGAGCCTCGGCTACAGCATCGGCTTCGTGATCGTCATCATGGGCAATCTTCAGCTGTTCACCGAAAATACGGTGACGGCGGTGCTTCCGCTCGCCACCCACCCCACGCTCCGCAATCTCGTCCGGCTCGGCCGGCTTTGGGCGATCGTCTTCCTCTCCAACATGGTCGGAACCTTCCTCGTGGCGCTTCTGATCGCGCATCGCGTGATCGTTTCGCCGGAGCAATTTCATGCCGCGATCGCGGTATCGGCCCGGATTCTCGAGCATGACGCCTTGACGACGCTAGCGCTGGGCGTCCCCGCCGGCTTTCTCGTCGCATCGATCGCCTGGATTCTGCCCAATGCACGCGGCAGCGAGTTCTGGGTGATCGTGGCGATCACCTATGTCATCGCGATCGGCGGCTTCAGCCATGTCGTCGCGGGATCGGGCGAAGCCTGGCTGCTGTGGCTGAGCGGACAATCGAGCCTCGGCCAGGCGGTCGGCGGCTTCATCCTGCCCGCCCTTGCCGGCAATATCATCGGCGGCACGGGGTTGTTCGCAGTCGTCGCCCACGGCCAGGTCCGCCGCGAAATCGGAGCATGA
- a CDS encoding DEAD/DEAH box helicase, producing MLPEITDAVLTRAIATPRMVSAGLDYWRRRLVVGLSVDLESGTIRASVKGSEPKPYQVEVRFGPRGAVATRCSCPVGAGCKHAAAALFAVRLSEASGTDTHKPRTSMSLISAGTLPPPLSMEPLSPILSRWATAMRPFAERASRLSAPPSRAIIYVVRVQALTGNMRISKKRPAASLAPRGCALRLFVEAVDVGLDVAGEPVGNGTKVQTAGFYGSGNSPAHMTDEDRLLTRRLQMRIGDTDQEGCLTGAGGADLLERVLATGRARWASVRGPQLRQEKNVKAELGWMHDDLGRACLSVAGTTSEQIIALATPPVSIDVLSGTISPLDLGIPPDMAEQLLRLPPIEPEAISALAVRWADLVPGDVPPPAVPTIRDLGMVSPAPVLTVRMDRVEMVTYGGRYRYGSKSRVDCAVARLLFDYAGTTIDATMAEQTILVRDDEGLVRFTRDPDGELEAMGRLLHTGLIPLIEFEDVEPTPRQDWDHAPDMPATAADFTSFLLHDAEELRGEGWRVDVAPDFPLRFVAADADSLSVDVEPSGIDWFDIALGATIDGERVDLVPALRRLLATIDWAELDILEHELTEAGDILPIALGDGRVVTVEAVRVLPMLRALLLLAANDPASATSRGKPGFSRLDLGLLGEIESSTAGLPWSGIEPLRRLARNLSQLRFDPTPLPASFGATLRPYQQTGLDWLEALAHAGLGGLLADDMGLGKTVQALAHIAVQKAGGNLEKPILIVAPTSVLPNWQAEISRFVPTLSALLLHGPDRHGRHEDITAHDIVLTSYPLLVRDQAALANEQFGLVLFDEAHMLKNPHTAGHAAAKILVADRKVALTGTPVENRLTDAWALIDLVLPGLLGNQRAFVRDYRNPIEKHGDAEAKARLARKLKPFLLRRTKDAVAVDLPAKSIVPLTITLGTAQMALHESQRLLMQQRVRDEIARVGLMRAQIMVLTALTRLRQVCCDPRLLPGQGSKPPRSAKLERLLELIDEMVAEGRQIILFSQFTSMLDLIKPALDHHGHGWTELTGKTKDRKAPVARFQAGEVPLILVSLKAGGTGLNLTSADTVILYDPWWNPAVEAQAIDRAHRIGQQKPVFVYRMIATGTIEEKILALQERKAALAEALWSEDAAAPAHLTEDDIAFLLG from the coding sequence ATGTTGCCGGAGATCACCGATGCCGTCCTGACGCGCGCCATCGCAACGCCACGGATGGTGAGCGCAGGTCTGGACTATTGGAGACGCAGACTCGTTGTCGGGTTGAGCGTCGATCTCGAGAGCGGGACCATACGGGCATCGGTCAAAGGCAGCGAGCCGAAGCCTTATCAGGTAGAAGTGCGCTTCGGCCCGAGAGGCGCGGTCGCGACGCGATGCAGCTGTCCGGTCGGCGCGGGATGCAAGCATGCGGCCGCCGCATTATTCGCTGTGCGGCTGAGCGAGGCGAGCGGCACCGACACTCACAAGCCTCGTACCTCGATGTCTCTGATATCTGCTGGCACTCTCCCACCACCATTATCTATGGAGCCTCTCTCACCGATCCTGTCGCGATGGGCGACAGCGATGCGCCCGTTTGCCGAGCGCGCGAGTAGGCTGTCCGCCCCGCCGTCTCGAGCGATTATCTACGTCGTCCGCGTCCAGGCCCTCACAGGGAACATGCGTATCTCGAAGAAACGCCCTGCGGCCTCGCTGGCACCACGCGGCTGCGCGCTACGGCTGTTCGTCGAAGCCGTCGATGTCGGGCTCGATGTCGCGGGTGAGCCGGTGGGCAACGGCACGAAGGTGCAAACCGCAGGATTCTATGGCAGCGGAAATAGCCCCGCACACATGACAGACGAAGATCGGCTTCTCACCCGACGCTTGCAGATGCGGATCGGCGACACCGATCAGGAAGGTTGTCTCACCGGCGCCGGAGGCGCGGATTTGCTCGAACGCGTGCTCGCGACCGGACGCGCCCGCTGGGCGAGCGTACGCGGTCCGCAGCTCCGCCAGGAGAAGAACGTCAAGGCCGAGCTTGGCTGGATGCACGACGATCTCGGCCGGGCGTGCCTGTCGGTCGCAGGGACAACGTCGGAACAGATCATAGCGTTGGCGACGCCTCCGGTATCGATCGATGTGTTAAGCGGCACGATTTCGCCCCTCGATCTGGGCATCCCGCCGGACATGGCCGAACAGCTGTTGCGCCTTCCGCCGATCGAGCCGGAGGCGATTTCGGCGTTGGCGGTTCGCTGGGCAGATCTCGTGCCCGGCGACGTGCCGCCACCCGCCGTGCCAACGATCCGGGATCTTGGCATGGTGTCGCCGGCGCCTGTTCTTACGGTTCGGATGGATCGTGTAGAGATGGTGACCTATGGCGGGCGTTATCGCTATGGGAGCAAGAGCCGGGTGGATTGCGCGGTCGCGCGCCTCCTGTTTGATTATGCCGGCACGACGATCGATGCGACGATGGCCGAGCAGACGATACTGGTCCGTGATGACGAAGGGCTCGTCCGTTTCACGCGTGATCCCGATGGCGAGCTGGAAGCGATGGGGCGACTGCTCCATACCGGCCTGATCCCGCTGATCGAGTTCGAGGATGTCGAGCCCACGCCGCGCCAGGATTGGGACCATGCGCCGGACATGCCTGCCACTGCAGCGGACTTCACGTCCTTTCTGCTCCATGATGCGGAAGAGTTGCGAGGTGAAGGATGGCGCGTTGATGTCGCACCGGACTTCCCGCTTCGGTTCGTCGCGGCCGATGCGGACAGCCTGTCGGTAGACGTCGAGCCATCCGGCATCGACTGGTTCGATATCGCGCTGGGTGCCACGATCGACGGGGAACGGGTCGATCTCGTGCCGGCGCTCCGCCGGTTGCTCGCGACCATCGACTGGGCGGAGCTCGACATTCTGGAGCATGAGCTCACCGAAGCTGGCGACATTCTGCCGATCGCGCTCGGCGATGGCAGAGTGGTGACGGTCGAAGCGGTGCGTGTCCTGCCGATGTTGCGTGCCCTTCTGCTGCTGGCCGCGAACGACCCGGCATCGGCGACGTCGAGGGGGAAACCGGGCTTCTCCCGGCTCGATCTCGGATTGCTGGGCGAGATAGAATCCTCGACCGCCGGCCTGCCCTGGAGCGGTATCGAGCCGCTACGCCGCCTTGCGCGCAACCTGAGCCAGCTTCGCTTCGATCCAACTCCGCTTCCCGCAAGTTTCGGCGCCACCTTGCGGCCCTATCAGCAGACTGGGCTCGACTGGCTGGAGGCGCTCGCACACGCTGGCCTGGGCGGCCTGCTCGCCGACGACATGGGCTTGGGCAAGACGGTCCAGGCGCTGGCGCATATCGCGGTGCAGAAGGCGGGGGGCAACCTCGAAAAGCCGATCCTGATCGTCGCACCGACGTCCGTGCTGCCCAACTGGCAGGCAGAGATATCGCGGTTTGTGCCGACGCTGTCCGCTTTGCTGCTTCATGGTCCCGATCGACATGGGCGCCATGAAGACATCACGGCCCACGACATCGTCCTGACGAGTTATCCGCTGCTGGTACGCGATCAGGCAGCGCTTGCAAACGAGCAGTTCGGGCTCGTCCTGTTCGACGAAGCCCATATGCTCAAGAACCCGCACACCGCCGGGCATGCCGCCGCCAAGATACTGGTTGCCGATCGCAAGGTGGCGCTGACGGGGACGCCGGTGGAGAACAGGCTCACCGACGCTTGGGCGCTCATCGATCTGGTCCTGCCGGGATTGCTTGGCAATCAACGTGCCTTCGTTCGTGACTATCGCAATCCGATCGAGAAACATGGGGATGCCGAAGCGAAGGCGCGCCTCGCGCGCAAGCTCAAACCCTTCCTGTTGCGTCGGACCAAGGATGCTGTCGCCGTCGATCTGCCGGCCAAGTCAATCGTTCCGCTCACGATCACACTCGGTACGGCGCAGATGGCGCTGCACGAAAGCCAGCGTCTCCTGATGCAACAGCGCGTGCGCGATGAAATCGCGCGGGTCGGGCTGATGCGCGCGCAGATCATGGTTCTCACCGCGCTGACCCGGCTTCGCCAGGTGTGCTGCGATCCCCGGCTGCTACCGGGGCAGGGCAGCAAGCCGCCAAGATCCGCCAAGCTGGAGCGCCTGCTCGAACTCATCGACGAGATGGTTGCGGAGGGACGGCAGATCATCCTGTTCAGCCAGTTCACCTCGATGCTCGATCTCATCAAGCCCGCGCTCGATCATCATGGTCATGGCTGGACCGAACTGACCGGCAAGACCAAAGATCGCAAGGCGCCGGTTGCGCGGTTCCAGGCCGGTGAGGTGCCGCTCATTCTGGTGAGCCTCAAGGCAGGCGGCACCGGCCTCAATCTCACAAGCGCGGACACCGTCATTCTCTATGATCCCTGGTGGAATCCAGCTGTCGAGGCGCAGGCGATCGACCGCGCTCACCGTATCGGCCAGCAAAAGCCGGTGTTCGTTTACCGGATGATCGCGACCGGCACGATCGAGGAGAAGATTCTGGCTCTGCAGGAGCGTAAGGCAGCCTTGGCCGAAGCATTATGGAGCGAGGATGCCGCCGCGCCGGCACACCTCACCGAGGACGATATCGCCTTTCTTCTCGGCTGA
- a CDS encoding IS256 family transposase has translation MDSRHDKAIEAVLEQLIEHGPEGIATVFARTFEMAMRIERERFLGAGHYERTTDRRGYANGYKSKRIDTPAGTVEVAVPKTAGHGAEPFFPQSLERGCRSVRAVMLAVAEMYVKGVSTRQAEAVLREFGIEGLSSSQVSRAAALLDDELEAWRTRPLGEIRYLILDARYEKTRAGGVVRDAAVLSAIGIGPDERRRVLGVSVALSEAEVHWRAFLDGLVARGMRGVEFIVSDDHAGLRAARRAVLGAATWQRCQFHLAANAIHHAPNTAIRGRIGTELRGVWNANSLPKAQAALDELVANYRDTAPALATWLENSVPEGLAVFNLPEHHRRRLRTSNPIERAVQQELKRRTVKVRVFPNDQALLRLVSAVLVEIDETWASDNKGYIKWECRDA, from the coding sequence ATGGACAGCAGGCATGATAAGGCGATCGAGGCGGTTCTGGAACAGCTGATCGAACACGGCCCCGAGGGCATCGCGACCGTGTTCGCACGCACCTTCGAGATGGCGATGCGGATCGAGCGCGAGCGCTTCCTCGGTGCAGGGCACTACGAACGCACGACCGACCGACGGGGCTATGCCAACGGCTACAAGTCGAAGCGGATCGATACCCCGGCGGGCACAGTAGAGGTGGCAGTTCCCAAGACCGCCGGCCACGGCGCTGAGCCCTTCTTTCCTCAATCGCTGGAGCGCGGCTGCCGCTCGGTGCGCGCAGTCATGCTGGCGGTGGCCGAGATGTACGTGAAGGGCGTCTCTACCCGTCAGGCCGAGGCGGTGCTGCGCGAGTTCGGGATCGAAGGTCTTTCCTCCTCGCAGGTCAGTCGCGCCGCGGCCCTGCTCGACGACGAACTGGAAGCGTGGCGCACTCGTCCGCTCGGCGAGATCCGCTACCTGATCCTTGACGCCCGGTACGAGAAGACGCGCGCAGGCGGCGTCGTTCGCGACGCAGCCGTCCTCTCGGCGATCGGCATCGGCCCAGACGAGCGGCGCCGGGTGCTCGGCGTCAGCGTCGCGCTGTCGGAAGCCGAGGTCCACTGGCGTGCCTTCCTCGACGGCTTGGTCGCGCGCGGCATGCGCGGCGTTGAATTCATTGTCTCCGACGATCACGCCGGCCTGCGCGCCGCTCGCCGAGCCGTACTCGGCGCCGCCACCTGGCAGCGATGCCAGTTTCACCTGGCCGCCAACGCCATCCATCACGCACCCAATACCGCCATCCGCGGGCGCATCGGAACCGAGCTGCGCGGCGTCTGGAACGCCAACTCGCTTCCAAAGGCCCAGGCCGCGCTCGACGAGCTCGTCGCCAACTACCGCGACACCGCGCCCGCCTTGGCCACATGGCTGGAAAACAGCGTTCCCGAGGGGCTCGCCGTCTTCAACCTGCCAGAGCATCACCGTCGGCGCCTGCGCACATCCAACCCCATCGAGCGCGCTGTGCAGCAGGAACTCAAACGCCGGACCGTCAAGGTCCGCGTCTTCCCCAACGACCAGGCACTCCTACGCCTCGTCTCTGCCGTTCTCGTCGAGATCGACGAAACATGGGCCTCCGACAATAAGGGCTACATCAAGTGGGAATGCCGAGATGCGTGA
- a CDS encoding oleate hydratase has product MNDTAPRDPKTGPTSFKVEADATAAYWHKGAGDTLPPPDMTGPYMRNRPFPVQPVAGRKAWIVGSGIAGLAAAFYMIRDGGMKGEDITILDALDIEGGSLDGAGDADEGYIIRGGREMNWNYDNFWDLFQDVPALELPAGYSVLDEYRLINDNDPNFSKSRLMHKQGQIRDFSTLGLRKSHQWELIRLLLKRKEDLDDVTIEEYFSKSFFETNFWYLWRSMFAFENWQSLLEMKLYMHRFLDAIDGLTDMSALVFPKYNQFDSFVVPLMRLLRDKGVRVQFNTRVHDLDMATDAGARTVTAMRASVDGKETVVALGPDDVVFALTGSMTEGTAYGDLDTAPVLRRGRHEPGEESDWTLWRNLARKSPIFGKPKKFYGNVDGSMWESVTLTCRPSPLVEKLKALSVNDPYSGRTVTGGVITFTDSNWVLSFTCNRQPHFPTQPGDVLVIWAYALLMDREGNHVKKPMPACTGREILAELCYHLGIVGQLDAVAANTKVRLALMPYITAQFMPRAAGDRPHVVPEGCTNLGLLGQFVETSNDIIFTMESSIRTARVAVYSLLGLRKQVADISPTQYDIRTLLKAARALNNGEPFPGERLLHRLLDNTYFAHVLPPLPEAAAARREHAESDLAQFLGRGSETFGLCNARSGNSIGS; this is encoded by the coding sequence ATGAATGACACCGCACCCCGCGACCCGAAGACTGGGCCAACAAGCTTTAAGGTCGAAGCTGACGCCACGGCTGCCTATTGGCACAAAGGGGCCGGTGACACGCTCCCACCGCCCGATATGACCGGCCCCTATATGCGTAACCGCCCCTTCCCCGTCCAGCCGGTCGCGGGTCGCAAGGCGTGGATCGTCGGCAGCGGCATCGCCGGGCTCGCGGCCGCCTTCTACATGATCCGCGATGGCGGCATGAAGGGCGAAGACATCACCATCCTCGATGCGCTGGACATCGAGGGCGGCTCCCTCGACGGCGCTGGAGATGCGGACGAAGGGTATATCATCCGCGGCGGTCGGGAGATGAACTGGAACTACGACAACTTCTGGGACCTGTTTCAGGACGTGCCGGCCCTCGAGCTACCGGCAGGCTACAGCGTTCTCGACGAATACAGGCTGATCAACGACAACGATCCCAATTTCTCGAAATCCAGGCTTATGCACAAGCAGGGCCAGATCCGCGACTTCTCGACACTCGGCCTGCGGAAATCGCACCAATGGGAGCTGATCCGACTGCTGCTCAAGCGCAAGGAGGACCTCGACGACGTCACCATCGAAGAATATTTCAGCAAAAGCTTTTTCGAGACCAATTTCTGGTATCTCTGGCGATCGATGTTCGCCTTCGAGAACTGGCAGAGCCTGCTCGAGATGAAGCTCTACATGCATCGTTTTCTCGATGCCATCGACGGGCTGACCGACATGTCCGCGCTGGTCTTTCCGAAATACAACCAGTTCGACAGTTTCGTCGTACCGCTGATGCGTCTGCTCCGCGATAAGGGCGTCAGGGTGCAGTTCAACACCCGGGTCCACGATCTGGACATGGCGACGGATGCCGGGGCACGGACCGTCACAGCCATGCGTGCCAGCGTCGATGGCAAGGAGACAGTCGTCGCGCTCGGTCCCGACGATGTGGTTTTCGCTCTGACAGGCTCGATGACGGAAGGCACCGCTTACGGCGATCTCGATACCGCCCCGGTGCTCAGGCGTGGCCGTCACGAGCCAGGCGAAGAGAGCGACTGGACGCTGTGGCGCAATCTGGCGCGGAAATCTCCGATCTTCGGCAAACCGAAAAAATTCTACGGCAACGTCGATGGCTCGATGTGGGAATCGGTTACGCTGACCTGCAGGCCCTCCCCCCTGGTCGAGAAACTCAAGGCGCTTTCGGTCAACGATCCCTATTCCGGCCGGACGGTGACGGGTGGCGTCATTACCTTCACCGACTCGAACTGGGTGTTGAGCTTCACCTGCAATCGCCAGCCGCATTTTCCGACCCAGCCCGGGGACGTGCTGGTGATCTGGGCCTATGCGCTCCTGATGGACAGGGAAGGCAATCATGTGAAGAAGCCGATGCCCGCCTGCACCGGCAGGGAAATACTGGCGGAACTCTGCTATCATCTGGGGATCGTCGGGCAACTGGATGCCGTGGCGGCGAACACGAAGGTGCGCCTGGCGCTGATGCCCTACATCACCGCGCAGTTCATGCCGCGCGCGGCAGGCGATCGACCGCACGTCGTTCCCGAAGGCTGCACCAACCTCGGCCTGCTCGGCCAATTCGTCGAGACCAGCAACGACATCATCTTCACCATGGAAAGCTCGATCCGTACGGCGCGTGTGGCGGTATATAGCCTCCTCGGCCTTCGCAAGCAGGTGGCCGACATCAGTCCGACGCAGTATGATATCAGAACGCTGCTGAAAGCCGCACGCGCGCTCAACAACGGCGAGCCATTTCCAGGCGAGCGGCTCCTGCACCGCCTGCTCGACAATACATATTTCGCACACGTTCTCCCGCCGCTACCGGAGGCCGCGGCCGCGAGGCGCGAACATGCCGAAAGCGACCTGGCACAGTTTCTGGGCCGGGGATCAGAGACGTTCGGGTTGTGTAACGCGAGGTCTGGAAATTCGATCGGGTCGTAA
- a CDS encoding ABC transporter permease codes for MLAVLRSRELLSTIILAMLLYGFYYPAPYAHQTVQDLPIVIVDEEDSGITRAVIRDLTAAREVRLVAMAPDFHAAETMVRERRADGILLFPAGFTRSLLTGAPGGGVGVWVDGVYLLRARDIGAAITATITGVAEARLGPTVRSLGLTLPANIVIRPLFNTREGYKDYVFPAVGIIILQQTLLFGSATFMADRRERGAWRTDRSGFAGMWAAFILIGTLAALLYFGLIFWIQDVPRGGNVWIAIAAAPIFAAAVSALGLLAGSLMDRGYRAMQVLVPTSVPLFFLTGSAWPLEAMPHWVALCAHLSPATAGVHLFVRLNQMGASLSEVAGPLAALSLVVVLYAFLGFLRIARNGRETGYRSIVNP; via the coding sequence ATGCTCGCGGTGCTGCGCTCGCGTGAACTGCTCAGCACCATCATCCTCGCCATGCTCCTCTACGGCTTCTACTATCCCGCGCCCTACGCCCATCAGACCGTGCAGGATCTGCCAATCGTCATTGTCGATGAGGAGGACAGCGGCATCACCCGTGCCGTAATCCGCGACCTGACCGCCGCCCGCGAAGTCCGCCTCGTCGCGATGGCGCCCGATTTCCACGCCGCGGAGACCATGGTCAGGGAGCGTCGCGCCGACGGCATTCTCCTTTTCCCAGCCGGTTTCACGCGCAGCTTGCTCACAGGGGCGCCAGGCGGAGGCGTGGGCGTCTGGGTCGATGGGGTCTATCTTCTGCGCGCCCGAGACATTGGTGCGGCGATCACGGCGACGATCACGGGCGTCGCCGAGGCACGTCTCGGACCGACCGTACGATCACTCGGGCTGACGCTTCCCGCCAATATCGTGATCCGCCCGCTGTTCAATACGCGCGAGGGTTATAAGGATTACGTCTTCCCCGCCGTAGGCATCATCATCCTCCAGCAGACCTTGCTCTTCGGGTCCGCCACCTTCATGGCGGATCGACGCGAGCGTGGCGCCTGGCGAACCGACCGCAGCGGCTTCGCGGGGATGTGGGCCGCCTTCATCCTGATCGGAACCTTGGCAGCACTACTCTACTTTGGTCTGATCTTCTGGATCCAGGACGTGCCACGCGGCGGCAACGTCTGGATCGCGATCGCGGCGGCGCCAATCTTCGCCGCAGCGGTTTCCGCGCTCGGGCTGCTCGCCGGCAGCCTCATGGATCGCGGGTATCGCGCGATGCAGGTTCTGGTGCCGACCTCGGTGCCGCTCTTCTTCCTGACAGGCTCGGCCTGGCCGCTCGAAGCCATGCCACACTGGGTCGCCCTTTGCGCCCATCTGTCGCCAGCTACGGCAGGCGTGCATCTGTTCGTCCGGCTCAACCAGATGGGCGCGAGTCTCTCTGAAGTCGCCGGCCCCCTTGCAGCCCTGTCGCTCGTCGTCGTCCTCTACGCATTCCTGGGCTTCCTTCGCATCGCCCGGAACGGAAGAGAGACTGGATATAGATCAATTGTAAACCCGTGA
- a CDS encoding ABC transporter permease: MSAFTRALDAELRHLGRDRWDLAALTILPAILLILVSAMLIQGVPRKLPIAIVDEDGSALSRAIIRDIEASPTVRVTWMGGQIAPAFHRVREEEAWAVLRIPRGLENGLMHRPPPAIQIFYQGSFLSMGSVVSRAIEETVTASLIAHLPANLTSHGLPGIRLHPPTVQATILENPSTSFEWYLTVLIDPAVLHLLVACMTVVALGREADDGSLAAWVDRTGGVGAALAGKMLPYIAIATIWGAFWLIWITWFRSWPVDGSLMLLLVGQALLFAGTAGISSLLVAATGNISTGLSASAIYAGSALAYSGATLPLQGGSGFARVWSQILPLTHYIRMQMGQYLDAPLRTALPELCILILYAVVGGGLAVLLLQRKAAKA; this comes from the coding sequence ATGAGCGCCTTCACGCGAGCGCTGGACGCAGAGCTGCGCCACCTCGGCCGCGACCGCTGGGATCTTGCGGCGCTGACCATCCTGCCAGCGATCCTCCTGATCCTCGTCTCCGCGATGCTGATCCAGGGCGTCCCGAGGAAGCTTCCCATCGCCATCGTGGACGAGGACGGATCGGCGCTCAGCCGTGCCATCATTCGCGACATCGAAGCCTCACCCACCGTCAGGGTCACATGGATGGGAGGCCAGATCGCACCCGCCTTTCATAGGGTGCGCGAGGAAGAGGCATGGGCTGTGCTGCGCATTCCGCGTGGGCTCGAGAATGGGCTGATGCATCGCCCGCCTCCGGCGATCCAGATCTTCTATCAAGGCAGCTTCCTCTCGATGGGATCAGTCGTGTCGCGGGCGATCGAGGAGACGGTCACAGCGTCGCTGATCGCGCACCTTCCCGCCAATCTGACCAGCCACGGATTACCCGGCATTCGCCTGCATCCGCCAACCGTTCAAGCGACCATCCTCGAAAACCCCTCGACCAGTTTCGAATGGTATCTAACCGTCCTGATCGATCCGGCCGTACTGCATCTCCTTGTCGCCTGTATGACCGTCGTTGCGCTGGGGCGCGAGGCCGACGACGGATCACTCGCCGCTTGGGTGGACCGAACGGGGGGCGTCGGCGCAGCGCTCGCCGGCAAGATGCTGCCCTATATCGCTATCGCGACGATCTGGGGCGCGTTCTGGTTGATCTGGATCACCTGGTTCCGCTCTTGGCCTGTGGACGGCAGCCTGATGCTGCTCCTTGTCGGTCAGGCCCTGCTGTTCGCCGGCACTGCCGGTATCTCCTCGCTGCTCGTGGCAGCCACCGGCAATATCAGTACCGGCCTTTCGGCGAGCGCGATCTATGCAGGATCGGCCCTTGCCTATTCGGGCGCCACCCTTCCGCTTCAGGGCGGCAGCGGATTCGCACGGGTCTGGAGCCAGATTCTGCCGCTCACCCATTATATCCGGATGCAGATGGGCCAATATCTCGACGCTCCGCTGCGAACCGCACTGCCGGAACTCTGCATATTGATCCTCTATGCCGTAGTCGGCGGCGGCCTTGCCGTTCTGCTACTCCAGCGAAAGGCAGCAAAGGCATGA
- a CDS encoding HlyD family secretion protein: protein MTDIHASSSHAARRTRWLLYGGLAIVILIVAFGLWLASRPVPDQLQGMVDADEVNVATKALARVDHLIANEGDRVKPGELLATLSSPEIAGGEQQAQGALDSARALQHVAETGARREDVASLKETWLAAQAAADLAAVSSRRADALYAQGVIAAQRRDEASAGRDSSARTADATRQQYLKALRGTRPEDKQVAAAQVEIAQAGLATARSLGTETRLVSPIDGEISRKLVQPGEIVSPVVPAYQVVDIDHPWVSLNVREDSYKGFAIGRILSGSIPALGTSARFKVSYINPRGDFATWRATRQSAGYDVRAFEIRLRPISPVAGLRPGMSVLFDWPQ from the coding sequence ATGACCGATATCCACGCCTCTTCCTCTCATGCAGCGCGCAGGACGCGTTGGCTGCTCTACGGCGGCCTCGCAATCGTCATCCTGATCGTCGCGTTCGGCCTGTGGCTGGCAAGCCGGCCAGTTCCCGATCAGCTCCAGGGCATGGTCGATGCCGATGAAGTCAATGTCGCGACCAAGGCGCTCGCCCGCGTCGACCATCTGATCGCCAACGAAGGCGACCGTGTGAAGCCTGGCGAGCTACTGGCAACCCTGTCGAGCCCGGAGATCGCAGGGGGCGAGCAGCAGGCGCAGGGCGCCCTCGACAGCGCGCGTGCGCTACAGCATGTGGCCGAGACAGGCGCACGCCGTGAGGACGTCGCTTCGCTGAAGGAGACCTGGCTGGCGGCACAGGCCGCCGCCGATCTGGCGGCGGTCAGCAGCCGCCGGGCGGATGCCCTCTATGCGCAGGGCGTGATCGCCGCCCAGCGCCGTGACGAGGCGAGCGCTGGGCGTGACAGCAGCGCACGCACGGCGGACGCGACCCGCCAGCAATATCTGAAGGCGCTCCGCGGAACCCGCCCGGAGGATAAGCAGGTCGCCGCGGCGCAGGTCGAGATCGCGCAGGCCGGCCTTGCCACGGCACGGTCGCTCGGTACCGAAACTCGCCTTGTCTCGCCGATCGACGGCGAAATCTCCCGGAAGCTCGTGCAGCCGGGCGAGATCGTGAGCCCGGTCGTCCCGGCCTATCAGGTCGTGGACATCGATCATCCCTGGGTTTCGCTCAACGTCCGCGAGGACAGCTATAAAGGATTCGCGATCGGACGAATTTTGTCGGGTTCGATCCCGGCGCTGGGCACAAGCGCACGTTTCAAGGTCTCTTACATCAACCCGCGGGGGGATTTTGCTACTTGGCGCGCGACGCGACAATCGGCCGGCTATGACGTGCGCGCCTTTGAAATCAGGCTCAGGCCGATATCTCCGGTGGCGGGGCTGCGCCCCGGCATGAGCGTGCTCTTCGACTGGCCGCAATGA